The Primulina eburnea isolate SZY01 chromosome 8, ASM2296580v1, whole genome shotgun sequence genome contains a region encoding:
- the LOC140840136 gene encoding pentatricopeptide repeat-containing protein At2g30780, producing the protein MKRVWRLSEFALTEDSLLKCRNMRTNSLKTPKFIIKSSLPAPFFREYVSQTPYSCSSQTAWSSVISQFLDKCGSRSAESRANEYLREKVSGLRQEILRHNDDVEGIEKVLKEKGVALFRRYSDGSAVVELFTQLKSFPVLALEVFEWRRKQLDYASPMTAEEYTKGVVIAGRLKNVALAVELFEEASNKQLKSTSLYNALMSAYSYNGLAMKCQSLFQELKSGSTCTPSIITYNILISAFGRLMLVDHMDATLREIRNQNLSPTVDTYKALIAGYITAWLWDEMEKTYLIMKEGSPKPNLDIHLLMLRGYANSGKLEQMEQVYEMVKNHVNHKEFPLIRVMICAYCRSTDVAKVEKVEELLRLIPDNEYRPWLNVILICLYAKQNLLERMENSINEAFERSAYVTTARAMRCIISSYFRQNAVDKLAVFLRRAQRAGWKICRSLYHCKMVMYSSQMRLAEMERVLDEMSRVNMHCSKKTFWILYKAYKKYGQRSKLEQVVGQMFKHGYGAPLA; encoded by the exons ATGAAACGCGTTTGGAGATTGTCGGAATTCGCTCTAACTGAAGATTCTCTCCTGAAATGCCGAAACATGCGCACTAATTCGCTCAAAACTCCTAAATTTATCATAAAATCCTCACTCCCAGCTCCATTTTTCCGAGAATATGTTTCGCAGACTCCTTATAGTTGTTCAAGTCAAACGGCGTGGTCCTCTGTTATATCACAGTTTTTAGATAAATGTGGTTCTCGTTCTGCTGAGTCGAGAGCGAAtgaatatttgagagaaaaagttTCCGGGTTGCGGCAAGAGATTTTGAGGCATAACGATGATGTGGAGGGAATTGAGAAAGTTTTGAAAGAAAAGGGCGTTGCTTTGTTTAGAAGATATTCCGATGGATCTGCTGTGGTTGAGCTCTTCACGCAGCTAAAGAGTTTTCCCGTGTTAGCTCTCGAG GTTTTTGAATGGAGGAGAAAACAACTGGACTATGCCTCTCCCATGACAGCGGAGGAGTATACGAAGGGTGTTGTGATAGCTGGTAGATTGAAAAATGTCGCACTTGCTGTTGAGCTTTTTGAAGAGGCTTCCAATAAACAGCTGAAGTCCACATCTTTATATAATGCACTTATGAGTGCTTACTCGTACAATGGTTTGGCTATGAAATGTCAGTCCTTGTTTCAGGAGTTGAAGAGTGGATCCACTTGTACTCCATCAATCATAACATACAACATACTTATTTCTGCATTTGGTCGCTTGATGCTTGTAGATCACATGGACGCGACCCTTAGGGAGATCAGGAATCAAAACCTAAGCCCAACTGTTGATACATACAAGGCTCTAATTGCTGGTTATATCACAGCTTGGTTGTGGGATGAAATGGAAAAGACATACCTGATCATGAAAGAAGGGTCTCCCAAACCCAACCTGGACATCCATTTGCTAATGCTTCGAGGATATGCAAACTCTGGTAAGCTAGAACAGATGGAACAAGTATATGAGATGGTAAAGAATCATGTGAACCATAAGGAATTCCCATTGATTAGAGTCATGATATGTGCATATTGTAGGAGTACTGACGTTGCTAAAGTTGAAAAGGTTGAAGAACTGCTCAGACTAATTCCGGACAACGAGTACAGACCTTGGTTAAATGTGATCTTGATTTGTCTATATGCAAAGCAAAATCTATTGGAGCGAATGGAAAATTCAATCAATGAGGCATTTGAGCGTAGTGCCTATGTAACAACTGCTAGAGCGATGCGATGCATCATTTCAAGTTATTTTAGGCAGAATGCAGTGGACAAACTTGCTGTCTTTTTGCGTCGCGCTCAACGTGCAGGTTGGAAAATCTGCCGGTCTCTTTACCATTGCAAAATGGTCATGTACTCATCCCAAATGCGCCTTGCTGAAATGGAGAGGGTTCTTGATGAAATGAGTCGAGTAAATATGCACTGCTCAAAGAAAACATTTTGGATCTTGTATAAGGCATATAAAAAATATGGTCAAAGAAGTAAACTTGAGCAGGTTGTTGGACAGATGTTCAAGCATGGTTATGGAGCACCATTGGCATGA
- the LOC140840137 gene encoding gibberellin receptor GID1B-like produces MAGSNEVNANESKRVVPLNTWILISYFKIAYNLLRRPDGTFDRELDEFLDRKVPANANPVDGVYSFDVVDRATNLLNRVYLLARDNETQWGIAELDKPLSATEAVPVILFFHGGSFVHSSANSGIYDTFCRRLVKTCKAAVVSVDYRRSPEHRYPCAYDDGWAALQWVHSRSWLRSGKNSKVHVYLAGDSSGGNIVHHVAIRAAEEEKEVLGNILLHPLFGGEERTESEKRLDGKYFVRIQDRDWYWRAYLPEGEDRDHLACNVFGPRSKSLEELDFPKSLVVVAGLDILQDWQLRYVEGLKKSGKEVNLLYLEKATIGFYFLPNNDHFQCLMDEVKSFICS; encoded by the exons ATGGCTGGTAGTAATGAAGTAAATGCTAACGAATCAAAG AGGGTGGTTCCACTTAACACATGGATCCTCATATCATATTTCAAGATTGCTTATAATTTACTCCGGCGTCCTGATGGCACTTTTGACCGTGAATTAGACGAATTCCTTGACCGAAAAGTGCCAGCGAATGCCAATCCTGTTGATGGAGTCTACTCTTTCGACGTTGTAGATCGTGCAACAAACCTCCTGaaccgtgtttatttgttggcTCGTGATAATGAGACTCAATGGGGGATTGCGGAACTTGACAAGCCATTGAGTGCCACTGAAGCTGTGCCTGTAATTTTATTCTTTCATGGGGGAAGCTTTGTTCATTCCTCGGCCAATAGTGGTATCTATGACACATTTTGTCGTCGCCTTGTGAAGACTTGCAAGGCTGCTGTGGTCTCTGTGGATTATCGTAGATCCCCAGAGCATCGATATCCGTGTGCCTATGATGATGGATGGGCAGCTCTTCAGTGGGTTCACTCAAGATCTTGGCTTAGAAGTGGGAAAAATTCGAAAGTTCATGTGTATTTGGCAGGGGACAGTTCCGGTGGTAATATTGTCCATCATGTTGCGATTCGGGCTGCGGAAGAGGAGAAGGAGGTGTTGGGCAATATTCTACTTCATCCACTGTTTGGTGGAGAAGAAAGGACTGAATCAGAGAAAAGATTGGATGGGAAATACTTTGTCAGAATTCAGGACCGGGATTGGTACTGGAGAGCATACTTACCTGAAGGAGAAGATAGGGACCATCTCGCATGTAACGTGTTTGGGCCGAGAAGCAAAAGCCTCGAAGAACTTGACTTTCCAAAAAGTTTGGTAGTTGTGGCCGGATTGGATATTCTTCAAGATTGGCAATTACGCTATGTTGAGGGGTTGAAGAAATCCGGTAAAGAAGTGAATCTCCTGTATCTCGAAAAGGCAACAATCGGGTTCTATTTCTTGCCGAACAACGACCATTTCCAGTGTCTAATGGATGAGGTTAAAAGCTTCATCTGCTCTTAA